The Dyella sp. 2HG41-7 genomic interval GAAGTCATTGGCAAGCTCACGCTCGATGCCGGCGATTTGAAGCTGCAAGAGTTGAGCGACGGCATGGAAGAACTGGAAAAGGAAATCCGTCAGTCGTGGATGCCGGATCCGGCCGAGATCGAACCGATGTATCGCGGATCGCTAGGGCAGCTGCCGGACAACTGGGTGCATCACGCCACCGTGCTCGACGTCGCTGCATCCGAAGTACAACGATGGCTGACGACGGTGCGGCGCGCCGTCACCGAAATGAGCGAAGGCGGCCCCACCCAAGAAGCCTTGTCGCGTGAACTTGGCATGGCGCTCGAACGCATCGATCGCCAAGTACGCACCTGGCGTGCGTGGTCCAACGACGATCCAGAAAACGCGCCGCCGCTCGCGCGCTGGGTCACGCTATCGAACGATCAGCAATTGGTTTGTCACGCATCGGCCGTTTCCGCCGGCGCGCTCTTGCGCAATATTCTTTGGGACAATGCCAGCGCATCGATCATGACATCGGCCACGTTGAGCGTCGGTGGCAATTTCCGCGGCTTCGCCGATGCGGTGGGTCTGCCGGACGAAGCTGTTACCGTTAGCCTGCCTTCGCCGTTCGATTTGGGAGCGCAGGCGCGCCTTGAAGTTCCAGCGTTTTCTGCGTTGCCGGACGCGCGCGAACAACACGCGCGCGAGGTGACTGACTGGCTCGCCGAAAATTTGGATTGGGACGCCGGCAATCTCGTGCTGTTTACGTCGCGCGCGAAATTGGAACGCGTGCTGCAGTGCTTGCCTATCGACAAGGTGCGCAAAGTTCGCGCACAAGGCTCGCTCGGCAAAACGCAGTTGATTGCCGAGCACGTCGCAGCTATCGAAGGTGGCAAAGGCAGCACCTTGTTCGGACTCGCTTCGTTCGGTGAAGGCTTGGACCTGCCAGGCAAGCTGTGCGAAACGGTGGTGATTACCCAACTTCCGTTCGCCGTACCGACGGACCCGGTCGGCGCCACCTATGCCGAATGGCTGGAATCACGCGGACGCAATCCGTTTCTGGAAGTCGCCGTTCCGGAAGCAACGCGCTTATTGATTCAATATTGCGGTCGTTTGATTCGCAGCGAAACGGATCGCGGTCGCATCGTGTTACTGGATCGTCGAGTCGTTACACGGCAATACGGTGGCCAGATGCTAAAAGCACTTCCGCCGTTCCAGCGCGTAATCGAGCGCACCTCGTAAGCGCTATACGTTCAATAAAACAAGTCCGACCTATGACGGACTTGTTTTATTTCGTCCGATAGCCGCTATTACATGGGGCAATACCAGGGATACGGAGGATCGACGGGGCACATTGGCAGAGGGTCTTGCTGCACGGTTATCGCGGAACTGCTTACTGGCTCGCTCGTTCCTGCCGAAACAGAGCCGCACAAGCTCAAAGCGACAACACAGCCGAACGCAAAACCGCTCCACACTGACTTGCTCTTTGTCTGCATATAACTTCTTCTTAGATTAAGTTAATTGCTAGCCAAGGCTGTAGCGAAAAAGCAGCCCAGCCAGGCTACCCGACCATTGTCGTGAATCGAGCACATCATGTATTTGATTCACTACAGGCGCGCTTGGAACATTGAAAGCCGGGCAGTAGAGCTCTCGTTAGCTAAGTGGCGGCGGGCAGACGACAACCCCGTTCTGAACCACGCAGGGGTACATTAAAATGCCGATATCGCTCGAATCGTTAACTTGAGAACCCGTTGCTTGTGCGACGGACGTACCGAACAAACTCATTGCCATGACGCAACCCATTACCAAGCTTCTGCACAGCATTTTTGTGATTGTCTTCTTCATAAGCGTTCTCCTTGTTGATTACTTGCACGGCGCTTCAGCCGCTTAATTCACAGCAAAACAGCGAGCATTCAAGTCTCGCAACTACGGCGTCGCACGGGCGATCGGGAATGTGGCAGGGGATGTCTAACGTTCCAAAACATCTCAGGCATGCCCCAACGCACAGCATTGTTGCGGTTTAGAGCTTTTGTATCGGCGTACAATTGATAAGCGGAATGTATGAGTTGCAGGATGACAGCGTGGTAACGGGCGCAGTGGTAGCGCCATTCGAGCCACCCGTCTGCGTATCCGTCGCGTGCGCAGCCGGAGTGACAGTCAGGCCAGCAGTGAGGATGAAGCCCAGAGCGAGGCCGCCACGCGTCAGCTTTGTGATTATGTTTTTCATACATATTCCTTTATTAAATTTGGTAACCGCGCATCCAATTCCGATTTTCTCGAAGGGCACGATTGAATGACGCACGCCTAAGACTGACGACAAACGGAACCTTCACTTTCATGCAAGACGGCGCGGAAGTCGCCTCTGCAGAAACTCTAGCCTGACTCTATTCGCTCAAGCAGAGACAGCATTGTCGTCACGAACATGAAAGAAACGATAGTCAGCCTTATGTTTACTACAATGTAAGAAATAGCCGTCTTCCACCGAGCGACTACGTACATGACGATCATTCACCTGCGCGAATGCCCCGCCCTACCGTGGAAAAACGGCATGGGACGCACGCGCGAATTGGCCATCTATCCTTCCAGCGCAGGCATGGATGACTTCATCTGGCGCGTAAGCGTGGCGGAGGTAGATAGCGCTGCGCCGTTTTCGTCGTTCGCCGGTGTCGATCGTCATATCGCATTGCTGGAGGGAGCCGGTTTCACAATGACGCTGGACGATGGTCGTTCCCATGCGCTCACGATGCCATTTGCGCCATTTGCGTTTCCAGGCGAAGCCGCCGTGACGATCGCGCTGCACGGCGGACCGACGCGCGATTTCAATCTCATGCTGCGCCGATCGAAGGTTCGTGGCGAATTGGTAACCTGGGAAGATGCAGGTCGACAGGTGGTGGATGACGCGGTAGCGCTGATTTACTGCGCACGAGGGCAGATCGATACCTCCGATGGGCGCATGCAGCCAAGCGATGCATGGCTGCCCACGCCATTGACCGGTCGTGTCACGCTCGGCCCAGGCGCATTGGCACTTGTCGCGCGGGTGCAATCGCTGGGAAATTAGCCTTGGCTCGCCGTCCGGCTAAGATCGGCTCGACAACAGCGTATGCTGAAGACAAACCGGCCAACTCCATCATGAGGTTTCCCCATGTTTGTGCTGATTCTCGGTTTGATTGTTTTTCTCGGTTTACATTCCGTCCGCATCGTGGCGGACGATTGGCGCGTGCGACAGATTGAACGCATCGGCCTGAATCGCTGGAAAGCGTTTTACTCTATCGTCGCCATCATCGGTTTCGTGCTGATCTGCGTGGGATTCGGCATGGCGCGCCAGCAGCCGGTGCTGCTCTATATCCCGCCCTTGTGGCTGCGGCATCTCAACGGATTGTTCATGTTGGTCGCGTTGATCCTGTTCGCGGCGGCGAAGGTGCCGAACAATCACATCAAAGCCAAGCTAGGTCATCCGCAGGTGTTGGCGGTGAAAACCTGGGCGTTCGGTCACTTGCTCGCGACCGGCATGTTGCACGACGTGGTGCTGTTTGCGCCGTTTTTGCTATGGGCGATCGTGCTGTATCAAGTCTCTCGGAAACGGGATCGCCGCAACGGCACCACTTATCCTCCGGGTACCGCGAAGGGCACCGCCATTGCGGTGGCGGCGGGCGTGGCGATCTGGGCATTGTTCGCGTTCTGGCTACATACGCTGCTGATCGGCGTGAATCCGATGCATTGAGGGGTGTCTCCAGTCATCTTCGTCGGAGGGACCGCCTTGCGCTACAGTGATGGCGGTCCCTCTTTTCGGGTGATGCCATGGTCGGTTTTCTGCTCTGGTTGCTGTTGCTGATCTTCTGCTGGCCGCTGGCGCTGCTGGCGCTTGTGCTCTATCCCATCGTGTGGCTGCTGTTGCTGCCGCTACGTTTGGTCGGCATCACGGTATCTGCCGTGTTTGCTTTTCTCGGCGCGGTGCTGATGCTGCCAGCACGGGTATTGCGCGGACGTCCGATTTAGAACATTCGGCGGCACCATGACTGGCAAGCCTTATTCGCCCGCGAGCGAGCGCAATCGCGAACCGATTCTGGCGGTGCTTCGCACATGGTTTGCCGATCGACGGCACGTGCTGGAAATCGGCAGCGGAACCGGCCAGCACGGCGTGCATTTTGCGGCCGCGATGCCGCACCTTGAGTGGCAAAGCTCGGATCGCGAAGAAAATCTCGCTGGCTTGCGACAGTGGCTCGACGAAGCCGCGTTGCCCAACACACCGCCGCCGTTGGAATTGGATGTAACGGATACGTGGCCCAACGATCACTACGACGCGATCTTCAGCGCCAATACGCTGCATATCATGGCGTGGCAGGAGGTCGAGCGCATGTTCGCCGCGTTGCCATCGGTGACCGTCGCCGGCGCTTGCCTTGCCATCTACGGCCCTTTCAATGTGGACGGTCGCTTCACCAGTGACAGCAACGCAGCATTCGATCGCGAGTTGAAGATGCGTGGCGCGCACATGGGAATTCGCGATACGGCCGTTGTCGATGCGCTGGCCGCTAGCATTGGCTTCGAATTGATCGATGATGTTGCAATGCCAGCGAATAATCGCTTGCGCTTATGGAAACGGCGAGGAACATAGTCGTCCGGCGCCGTTTGCCTGTTAGCACCATGTGATCGATAAATGAGTGCCGCTCTCCCCGCGACATGGAGACTTTAAGCGATCCGTCCCGACGGCCCGCGCATGGCTTCGTGCATGATTACCCCTTGCATTTGCGCACCAGCGCGTCACGATGAGCGCATCGCGCCAGGTGGATTCGAACCTTGCAAGCTGTCGACACCCTCACTCCCTGCCCTTGCGGCAACGACGCCGGTTACGCGCGTTGTTGCGGCCCGCTGCACGAGGGCGCCGTCGCGGCAACGGCCGAAGCGCTGATGCGTTCGCGCTACAGCGCCTATGTGCTCAAGCGCGAGGATTATCTGCTGACCACCTGGCACCCCAGCACACGGCCGGCCAGCCTCAAGCTTGCCGCACAGCAACCCGCACCCACCTGGCTGGGCCTGGATGTGAAGCATCACCAGGAAGACGGCGAACACGCCGTGGTGGAGTTCATTGCTCGTTTGCGCTACGGCGGAGGCAAAGCGCAGCGCATGCATGAAATCAGTCGCTTCGTGCGCGAGCAAGGCCGCTGGTATTACGTGGACGGCAGGTTCCCTGAAGGCTGAATCGAGAGTTCGCTTTCGCCTTCGAATACGCCCGATGGTCCAAAACGGCGTTCGACGATAAGCCCTCGGCCGTCGTAACCGATCGCCACAATGGTGCTGGCGCGCGTGCCGTATTGTTCGCCACGAATAAACGCCGCCGACAACCAACGCTCGCGCTCCAAGCCAACGCCGGTATCGGGCAACAGCTCGTCCGACGCCTGCTGTTCGTCGGCCAATGCCTGGAACAGCGGCGCAAAGTCGACTTCATGGCCCGCTTGCATCCAGGCATCCAAACGTTGCATCAACGCGTGCGTCTTGGGCCACGGCGTATTGAAATCGGCGTTGGACAACCCGTGTATGCCAGGCTC includes:
- the dinG gene encoding ATP-dependent DNA helicase DinG — translated: MLTDALKESIRDAYARVRDGLPGFRSRAAQTRMIAEVARALSQSGGAAVIEAPTGTGKSMAYLVAGVEVARAMKKKLLIATATVALQEQLVERDIPLYLKLNGREMKVALAKGRGRYLCPRNLRMAGNSLGESGQMGLGLDTDLALWSKPPAERDKQVLRKLTDAFDHQTWNGDMDAAPETPGDMLRSMITTSAGGCTGRRCGHFMGCPFFAARRAVADADIVVANQDLVLSDLTMPGDDDNWGGVILPKPDETLYVFDEAHHMPGKTIDRGASEVPLGTAVRQISRLARQVHAAYSLTDKEVIGKLTLDAGDLKLQELSDGMEELEKEIRQSWMPDPAEIEPMYRGSLGQLPDNWVHHATVLDVAASEVQRWLTTVRRAVTEMSEGGPTQEALSRELGMALERIDRQVRTWRAWSNDDPENAPPLARWVTLSNDQQLVCHASAVSAGALLRNILWDNASASIMTSATLSVGGNFRGFADAVGLPDEAVTVSLPSPFDLGAQARLEVPAFSALPDAREQHAREVTDWLAENLDWDAGNLVLFTSRAKLERVLQCLPIDKVRKVRAQGSLGKTQLIAEHVAAIEGGKGSTLFGLASFGEGLDLPGKLCETVVITQLPFAVPTDPVGATYAEWLESRGRNPFLEVAVPEATRLLIQYCGRLIRSETDRGRIVLLDRRVVTRQYGGQMLKALPPFQRVIERTS
- a CDS encoding HutD family protein, whose translation is MTIIHLRECPALPWKNGMGRTRELAIYPSSAGMDDFIWRVSVAEVDSAAPFSSFAGVDRHIALLEGAGFTMTLDDGRSHALTMPFAPFAFPGEAAVTIALHGGPTRDFNLMLRRSKVRGELVTWEDAGRQVVDDAVALIYCARGQIDTSDGRMQPSDAWLPTPLTGRVTLGPGALALVARVQSLGN
- a CDS encoding NnrU family protein gives rise to the protein MFVLILGLIVFLGLHSVRIVADDWRVRQIERIGLNRWKAFYSIVAIIGFVLICVGFGMARQQPVLLYIPPLWLRHLNGLFMLVALILFAAAKVPNNHIKAKLGHPQVLAVKTWAFGHLLATGMLHDVVLFAPFLLWAIVLYQVSRKRDRRNGTTYPPGTAKGTAIAVAAGVAIWALFAFWLHTLLIGVNPMH
- a CDS encoding DUF938 domain-containing protein; the encoded protein is MTGKPYSPASERNREPILAVLRTWFADRRHVLEIGSGTGQHGVHFAAAMPHLEWQSSDREENLAGLRQWLDEAALPNTPPPLELDVTDTWPNDHYDAIFSANTLHIMAWQEVERMFAALPSVTVAGACLAIYGPFNVDGRFTSDSNAAFDRELKMRGAHMGIRDTAVVDALAASIGFELIDDVAMPANNRLRLWKRRGT
- a CDS encoding YchJ family protein, yielding MQAVDTLTPCPCGNDAGYARCCGPLHEGAVAATAEALMRSRYSAYVLKREDYLLTTWHPSTRPASLKLAAQQPAPTWLGLDVKHHQEDGEHAVVEFIARLRYGGGKAQRMHEISRFVREQGRWYYVDGRFPEG